AAGTTATGACATCGTCTGCAAAATAATCACCCGTTTTAGTGTAATGTGCTTTTAGtgagattattttttaattaactattttaattaatttcacTGAGTAAATGAGTTTTACATACTAAGGTTAGTATTTCATTGatttaatattaaaataatatcaCAAATCAAACGTATGTAATGTTTTTAATAACACTCGCTGTTTTCTCCAGATGAATGAATCCTcgagataatttttttttttttttataaaattttgaaatattcaatcaatcaaatataagttatataaatattaaataataacacCCGGGCTTTTTATTTAATGACATATCAACATTTGACGAAATTGATGTACATTTGCCTTGTTGGGGCTTTGCTCGTAGTTAATCGATGGCAGAGAAATCGATCAACGCGGAAATTCGGTCGCATTCACGTGACCcagataatcataataatagagCGACAAGGACATCGTCTTTCTGAAAACATGAGACGAGCgctacattttgttttcaaagttgGCGACCGATCCAAAACGGCCACATTTTACCGAGATGTTTTGGGCATGAAGGTGTGttcccaattttttttcccccacatttTTGCACAATTTGGTCAATGGACGTGTTAAGTAATCTCATGTGAATTGCAGGTTTTGCGTCACGAGGAATTTGTCGAAGGCTGCAAAGCAACATGCAACGGGTGAGTTACACCCTTAACTTTGTACACATTGTAAAGTGTTGAATTCTGCTCTCCATACAGCCCCTATGATGGCAAATGGAGCAAGACTATGGTTGGTTTTGGTCCAGAGGATGACCATTTTGTTGCTGAGCTGACCTACAATTATGGGATGGCTGAGTATCAACTAGGAAATGATTTTTTGGTAGGTTTGATGACATGTGGGATGTAAACATATGCTAAAGTGACTATACAGTCGtgatttattgttattattgtatttCTGCAGGGGCTCACCCTTCAGTCAAGTCAGGCTGTTAGTAATGCCAAACGCTTGGGCTGGCCCCTCACTCAGGTGGGGGACAGCCTCTACCAGACGCAGGCTCCAGGAGGGTATTGCTTCTACCTGGTGGACAAAGAACAGCCTTCCACAGGTGAGTGTCATGGGCTACTTTTGTgtgagtattattattattatttttttgcattgctGCAATGCTGATTACTTCACTCCAGATCCCGTGCAGAAGGTTTGCCTCGGAGTATCAGACCTCGCCAAGTCCATTCATTACTGGTCAAAATTGTTGGGAATGACTGTGATGGAAAAGAACGACGACAAGAAAACAGCCCTACTGGGATTCGGAGACACACAGGTATATAACTATAAATGGATTTGATTAGATGACATGTTTACtttaatttcttttattttctcaatAAAAAAGACCGTCTTGAGAGAACGACCTAATTTTTCcaaaatattgatatttttcAAAGAATTAAAGTAAACATAATACATATTAAGATTAAATATTTTCCTGAAGAAATACGTAGTTATAGTTAATTTAAGCAGATAGTCGAGGCCTAATTTAGTGAGAATTGTTTTTCAAAATAGTCATTTTTTCTTTGTGCAAATTGTGTAATATTAAAGAAATAAAGTCAAGTAAAATAAGCATATTGGAGTAAAGTAATTATTTTTCCAAAACTTGGACTTTAAAAGACTGACTTAATTTTGCTACATATTTGTGTTTAAAGTGTAAGCTGGAGCTCCGCGACATCAATGGGACTGTAAACCATGGCACAGCATTTGGGAGGATTGCCTTTTCATGCCCCCGTGATCAAGTAACATACATTTGattattggttttatttaatGAATGAGTTGTGATACTTATTAATTCAAACTTAGTGGTTTTAGCATAGTGACCACTACAAGAGATctttaaaaccttttttttcttttatatgcaTGAGTCTTGCTGTCAGAAATCAGCTTTTAAATCACTGTTTACTGCAGTGAGGCTTAACGTTCATGGTATTATCAGAAATATTACTCCTCAATATTAATATGTTGTCAATTTTCACAGCTTCCTGACCTGGAAGCCTTGATGAAAAAGGAGAAACAGAATATTCTCACCCCATTAGTGAGCttggacaccccaggaaaagCCACTGTGGAGGTGGTGATTCTAGCCGACCCAGTAAGTGAATATTGAATATATTGAATAATCTGTGAAAAACATATACAATTGGTAACTTGACTTATTCATACTGTAATTTACAAGTTTGTTGGGTACATgataatgtgttgttttgtgcTGATGTTTTTCTGGGGGGTTTTGTGCGGGTATTTTgccaaatgtcttttttccaaACATGGGTCCTAAGAAACTGAGCGATTGATATCCATTGAATTTTAAATCATAGGCAAAGCCATATGAATGTAGTTCTCATTATTATGACTTATTTTAAAGGCAACATATTTGACATATAACTCGAGTTAAAAATGATATGATGCCCAAGAATTAAATGTTCAAATtaaggaaacaaaataaaatgattttaatcTACTAATCTGTTTTGAACAAATTAAAGTAAATTGCTAAATCATAGGATTACtcgatttttaatttatttattcttttttttttttttccttttaggaTGGCCATGAAATTTGCTTTGTGGGCGATGAAGCATTTAGACAACTTTCCATGGTTGACCCCAAAGGAAATGAGCTCCTGGATAAGGTCAGTGATTCTCCTACTGGTCATTTGTAAGTGTAAGACAAATGATCACAATACATGTTGCAGGGAGCACAGACACACTTGTTGCTCAGATTGAAGTGCCCTAATAAATTTGGTGTTTTACTTATTTTTCAGGGAATGGCTGAGGACAAAAGCAATGAGTGGTTTGCCAAGCACAACAGACAGAAAGCTGCTGCATGAAGTGAACAATGCAGTCTGGAAAAACTCAACTTTCACGGAGTCCTTCAATTTCAATTATATAGCACTTAAGGACAAAAACCTGTTCATTTTGACGTCATGTTATTCCATAAAATTAGATGGACAACCATTTTCTGCAAAAAATGAAGGATATGGGAAAATACAGTTTTTGTTGTACTTTGAAAAAATCCTAAAATAAACCATACCATTGCATTTGTATGATTTGTATTTACAGCAAGCAATAGTTTGGCATTGCTTGTTTTGGCAAGCATGTGTTGCACCTTTGGAAATTGACCAATAGAACTGTGGGACTCACCCAACAATTTTTGGCTTGAAAAGAGTGGATGTATAATTTTTCTCATTATATAATTACAGTGCAGTGAATCAAACCAATTTTTAATTAAAGTTCATTCTTTACGCTGATGGTGTAAGCGTACGCTCGCCTGTCTTGTGTACCGACACCGTGAGTTCGAGTCCCGCATATGACGGTGTGcgtgtaaaacaaaagaaaaaaaaaaaactttttgcatTTTGAATACGTAATTTCTGCACAACGTCGCCTCTTCTGGAGCCGAGAGGGGCGGAGTGTTGACGCTTACTTTGCGGGCTAAACTGTCAGCTGTCACCGCTCTATTTTGCGGTGCCACGGAGCCCATTCACCATAAAAATGCCAGGCTAGATGAGTTTATAAAACTTGGACGGGTAAAACAAAGAGTCTCTACTCTGCAAGAAAGTTCATTCCTCTTGCTTGGTAGAAGGTAAGAGCATTAGCCTTAGCATTAGCCTGCTAGCACTGATTtactgcaggtttttttttctgtttgatgaCGCGTCGCAGGAGTTTGGGGTAACTAGATATTCTAAAGTTATCTGTCTGACTAAAATGTGTACTGTCATTTTTACAAGCACGTTACAAGTAAATTTTCCCGAAGTGTtattagcttgatgctaattCGTGTTGTACTGTTTTTGTACGCAATAATTTGCTACCGTTACAAGGTACTTGTTTTGCTTTCAGGGTTAGCAATGAAATATTACCTCTGACAATTTCATTTTGTGGGGAGGGGGCGTTTCATACCTTTCTGAATACAGAAAGTTGTCAAGTTAAAACACTTGTGTCTCTCTTTCCATGACAGAAGCTGATAAAATAGCTCCATGTCCACACAACTTGAGACGTCATGTCTTTCCTGCTCATTTCCTTCCTCACAATCCTGTTTCTTGTTATTGTGTTGTCATGCATCATATTCCGGTAAGTGTTCCTCAGTTTAGGAGCATCCAACTACTGGCTGTCCTCGTTCAAACAGTGTATTATTTCCACTTTCATTCTAAGATGGCTGGTCAACACTCTGGCAGTACGAGTCTTCCAGACAAAGCTGAATGCAGACTTGAAGATAAAATCAGTGGGACTGTTCTCAATCCAAGGAGTCAGTATCCAGTTTCACCCGCTGCACACTGTGGTAAGTGACACACTGTCTAAGTGGGACATGATTGCAGCTTTTCCCATGTGGCCCTTATACTTATCTCTTCATGACAGGAAATTGATCGGATATGGATATCGAGCAAACTTCTGAATCAGGATTTACCGTAAGTAAAAATATTCTGTGTTTTGACTGAACATATTGACATGTTGTAGTTCTTTATGGCTTATTCGCACTTAGCAAATCGTTCCTAGTGTTTATTGATGGCAGACTCCTTACTCAATAGATATAAACAAACTAATCAGAAATCATTCAGAGAATTAAATACAACTCCACagtacatacacaaacacatgaCCTTGCGCTACATAGGTGATATGTGATAACGCCTCAAAGGTTATTATTCAAAACCACCCTGTTgcacaaaagaaatacacaacCACCCGCACACACGGGCACATGCATGTGTACAATGTGCCGTGCAATTACTATGATAAGGTCGTGTTTGAACAATTTTTCATAACTGCCACCTTGTTCAATAACAAAAGATAAACACACCATGAGGCATCCACCGAGTCAAAAAAGTTGCAATAATCAAACACTAGTTCTCCCTGCAATGTACAATACTGTATGTGTCCTATTGTTGCTGTTGTTATGTGATTTTGCCCCTCACCAATTAAActtgatataaataaataaataaataaataaataaataaataaataaataaataaataaataaataaataaataaataaataaataaataaataaataaataaataaataaataaaaacttttcAACGCAATCAGTGTGGAGTGGAGTGTTTGTGTTCACTATgtgtgtttttgatttttttaaggAAATACCTGGCATTGTGCGTGGGCGAGACAAGAGTTCGCTTCGATTTAGAAGTTCCTCTCGGACCGCTAACGAAGAGGACGAGCCATGGGGAAAAAACGGGAACGGTTTCCATCAATGCCACAACACTTCGCTTACTATCACAAGTATGTTCCAAAATA
This genomic window from Syngnathus typhle isolate RoL2023-S1 ecotype Sweden linkage group LG6, RoL_Styp_1.0, whole genome shotgun sequence contains:
- the glod4 gene encoding glyoxalase domain-containing protein 4, with protein sequence MYICLVGALLVVNRWQRNRSTRKFGRIHVTQIIIIIERQGHRLSENMRRALHFVFKVGDRSKTATFYRDVLGMKVLRHEEFVEGCKATCNGPYDGKWSKTMVGFGPEDDHFVAELTYNYGMAEYQLGNDFLGLTLQSSQAVSNAKRLGWPLTQVGDSLYQTQAPGGYCFYLVDKEQPSTDPVQKVCLGVSDLAKSIHYWSKLLGMTVMEKNDDKKTALLGFGDTQCKLELRDINGTVNHGTAFGRIAFSCPRDQLPDLEALMKKEKQNILTPLVSLDTPGKATVEVVILADPDGHEICFVGDEAFRQLSMVDPKGNELLDKGMAEDKSNEWFAKHNRQKAAA